The following coding sequences lie in one Lelliottia jeotgali genomic window:
- a CDS encoding Methyl-accepting chemotaxis protein I (serine chemoreceptor protein) translates to MFKRIKVITLLISVLLGLGAVQLISAGVFINALNNDKDNFTVSQLSSQNVAEFTDAWISLNQARVTLNRGMLRLQSSVASQINGGQLNELVATAKNLLAEAQGHYDKYYALPETPGMDENLSKELEEQYRVYSSTLTQMNTLLAQGNLEDMFKQNAEQKQTGMQKVYREWREAQAKLTSRGIQDNESDYNRILWILSAIMLVVLAVIITSWIAMRRVLLLPLHDVISHIRAIAAGDLTQPIDAQGKNEMAVLARNVQEMQTALANTVGVVREGADTIYTGAGEISAGSNDLSSRTEQQAASLEETAASMEQLTATVKQNADNARQASRLALDASTTAKKGGSVVEGVVRTMDEIATSSSKIAQITNVIDGIAFQTNILALNAAVEAARAGEQGRGFAVVAGEVRTLAQRSAQAAKEIKGLIDDSGDRVNAGSALVNQAGETMAEIVNAVTRVTDIMGEIASASDEQSRGIDQVGQAVAEMDRVTQQNASLVEESAAAAAALEDQAARLNEAVAVFKITRGQAVKAAPVKTYAAKAKPAATVNEAHWETF, encoded by the coding sequence ATGTTTAAACGTATAAAAGTCATTACCCTATTGATCTCGGTGTTGCTCGGGCTGGGCGCAGTCCAGCTGATCTCCGCCGGGGTGTTCATCAATGCTCTGAATAACGACAAAGATAACTTTACCGTCTCCCAGCTTTCCAGCCAGAACGTGGCTGAATTTACTGACGCCTGGATTAGCCTCAACCAGGCACGCGTCACGCTCAACCGTGGCATGCTCCGTTTGCAGAGCAGTGTCGCAAGCCAGATTAACGGCGGACAGCTGAACGAGTTGGTCGCCACGGCCAAAAATCTGCTGGCCGAAGCGCAAGGTCATTACGATAAATACTACGCTTTGCCGGAAACACCGGGGATGGACGAGAACCTGTCCAAAGAGCTGGAAGAACAATATCGCGTATATTCATCCACACTGACGCAAATGAACACCTTGCTGGCGCAGGGCAATCTTGAAGATATGTTCAAGCAAAATGCCGAGCAAAAGCAGACCGGGATGCAAAAAGTGTATCGCGAGTGGCGCGAGGCGCAGGCGAAACTGACCAGCAGAGGCATTCAGGACAATGAAAGCGACTACAACCGCATCCTGTGGATCCTCTCCGCCATTATGCTGGTGGTTTTGGCGGTGATTATCACCAGTTGGATTGCGATGCGCCGCGTGCTGTTGCTGCCGCTGCATGACGTGATCAGCCATATCCGCGCGATTGCGGCGGGCGACCTGACGCAGCCGATCGATGCCCAGGGCAAGAACGAAATGGCGGTTCTGGCGCGTAACGTGCAGGAGATGCAAACCGCATTGGCAAACACTGTTGGTGTGGTGCGTGAAGGGGCTGACACTATTTATACCGGCGCGGGCGAAATTTCTGCCGGCAGCAACGATCTCTCCTCCCGTACCGAGCAGCAGGCCGCATCGCTGGAAGAGACCGCCGCAAGCATGGAACAGCTGACCGCGACCGTGAAGCAAAACGCCGACAACGCCCGTCAGGCGTCCCGTCTGGCGCTGGACGCTTCGACTACCGCCAAAAAGGGCGGCAGCGTGGTGGAAGGCGTGGTACGCACAATGGATGAAATCGCCACCAGCTCCAGCAAAATTGCCCAGATAACCAATGTGATTGACGGCATTGCGTTCCAGACCAACATTCTGGCGCTGAACGCAGCGGTAGAAGCCGCGCGCGCAGGCGAGCAAGGCCGTGGCTTTGCCGTGGTGGCTGGCGAAGTTCGCACGCTGGCGCAGCGCAGCGCCCAGGCGGCGAAAGAGATCAAAGGGCTGATTGATGATTCGGGCGATCGCGTCAACGCCGGTTCAGCGCTGGTCAATCAGGCCGGGGAAACGATGGCCGAAATCGTTAACGCCGTAACGCGCGTGACCGACATCATGGGCGAAATCGCCTCGGCGTCCGATGAGCAGAGCCGCGGTATCGACCAGGTCGGCCAGGCGGTGGCGGAGATGGATCGTGTGACGCAGCAAAACGCCTCGCTGGTAGAAGAATCCGCCGCAGCGGCAGCCGCGCTGGAAGATCAGGCCGCGCGCCTGAACGAAGCGGTCGCAGTGTTTAAAATCACCCGCGGCCAGGCGGTAAAAGCGGCTCCGGTAAAAACGTACGCAGCGAAGGCTAAGCCAGCGGCGACGGTCAACGAAGCTCACTGGGAAACCTTCTGA
- a CDS encoding NADPH:quinone oxidoreductase 2 gives MIAITGATGQLGQHVIENLLKTVPASQIVAIVRNPAKADALSQQGIVVRQADYTDRAAFTAALSGVNKLLLISSSEVGQRATQHQNVIDAAKAAGVKFIAYTSLLHADKSPLGLHVEHVQTEKALADSGIPYALLRNGWYTENYLASAPPAIEHGVFIGAAGEGKIASATREDYAAAAAIVVAGEGHEGKVYELAGDNAWTLSELAAELSKQSGKPVTYQNLSEADFAAALKGVGLPAGLADMLADSDTGASKGGLFDDSHTLSKLIGRPTTPLAESVKGIL, from the coding sequence ATGATCGCAATTACCGGCGCTACCGGCCAGCTTGGCCAACACGTTATCGAAAATCTGCTGAAAACCGTTCCTGCCAGCCAGATCGTGGCAATTGTGCGCAATCCGGCGAAAGCCGACGCCCTGAGCCAGCAAGGTATTGTTGTGCGTCAGGCCGATTACACCGATCGGGCGGCGTTCACCGCTGCCTTAAGCGGCGTGAATAAACTGCTGCTGATCTCCTCCAGCGAAGTCGGCCAACGTGCCACTCAACATCAAAACGTCATTGACGCGGCCAAAGCGGCAGGCGTGAAATTCATTGCATACACCAGCCTGCTACATGCGGATAAATCCCCGCTTGGCCTGCACGTTGAACACGTTCAGACTGAAAAAGCGCTGGCCGATTCTGGCATTCCTTACGCCCTGCTGCGTAACGGCTGGTACACGGAAAACTATCTCGCCAGTGCACCACCTGCAATTGAGCACGGCGTGTTTATCGGCGCGGCGGGTGAAGGCAAAATCGCCTCGGCCACGCGCGAAGATTACGCGGCGGCAGCGGCTATCGTTGTCGCCGGAGAAGGCCACGAGGGCAAAGTGTACGAACTGGCGGGCGACAACGCCTGGACGCTGAGCGAGCTGGCCGCCGAGCTGAGCAAACAGAGCGGAAAACCGGTGACGTACCAGAATCTGAGCGAAGCCGATTTCGCCGCCGCACTGAAAGGCGTGGGCTTACCGGCCGGGCTGGCAGACATGCTGGCTGACTCCGATACGGGCGCCTCTAAAGGCGGTTTGTTCGACGACAGCCATACCTTAAGCAAACTGATTGGTCGCCCAACCACGCCGCTGGCTGAAAGCGTAAAAGGCATTCTGTAA
- a CDS encoding D-serine-D-alanine-glycine transporter, with translation MVDQVKVVADEEASSEQSLRRNLTNRHIQLIAIGGAIGTGLFMGSGKTISLAGPSIIFVYMIIGFMLFFVMRAMGELLLSNLEYKSFSDFASDLLGPWAGYFTGWTYWFCWVVTGMADVVAITAYAQFWFPGLSDWVASLAVIVLLLSLNLATVKMFGEMEFWFAMIKIVAIVGLIVVGLVMILTHFQSPTGVQASFTHLWNDGGWFPKGLSGFFAGFQIAVFAFVGIELVGTTAAETKDPEKSLPRAINSIPIRIIMFYVFALIVIMSVTPWGSVVPTKSPFVELFVLVGLPAAASLINFVVLTSAASSANSGVFSTSRMLFGLAQEGVAPSAFAKLSKRAVPAKGLTFSCICLLGGVVMLYVNPSVIGAFTMITTVSAILFMFVWTIILCSYLVYRKQRPQLHEKSIYKMPLGKLMCWVCMAFFVFVLVLLTLEDDTRQALIVTPLWFIALGLGWLFIGKKRMAGVR, from the coding sequence ATGGTAGATCAGGTAAAAGTCGTTGCCGACGAAGAGGCATCGTCTGAACAGTCGCTACGGCGCAATCTCACAAACCGTCACATTCAGCTTATCGCCATCGGCGGTGCCATCGGCACAGGGCTGTTCATGGGGTCAGGTAAAACCATCAGTCTTGCCGGACCGTCGATCATCTTCGTGTATATGATCATCGGTTTTATGCTGTTCTTCGTGATGCGTGCAATGGGTGAATTGCTGCTCTCGAATCTCGAATACAAATCCTTTAGCGACTTCGCCTCCGACCTGCTCGGCCCGTGGGCGGGATACTTTACCGGCTGGACCTACTGGTTCTGCTGGGTAGTCACCGGCATGGCGGACGTCGTCGCCATAACGGCCTACGCACAATTCTGGTTCCCCGGCCTTTCCGACTGGGTGGCATCGCTGGCGGTGATCGTTCTGCTGCTGAGCCTTAACCTCGCCACCGTCAAAATGTTCGGTGAGATGGAGTTCTGGTTCGCGATGATCAAAATCGTCGCCATCGTTGGGCTGATTGTGGTCGGCCTGGTGATGATCCTGACGCACTTCCAGTCGCCGACCGGTGTGCAGGCATCCTTTACGCACCTGTGGAATGACGGCGGTTGGTTCCCGAAAGGGCTGAGCGGCTTCTTCGCGGGCTTCCAGATTGCGGTGTTCGCCTTCGTGGGTATTGAACTGGTGGGCACCACCGCTGCGGAAACCAAAGATCCGGAGAAATCCCTGCCACGTGCGATCAACTCGATTCCGATTCGTATCATCATGTTCTACGTCTTCGCGCTGATCGTGATTATGTCCGTGACGCCGTGGGGCTCCGTTGTCCCAACCAAGAGCCCGTTTGTTGAGCTGTTTGTTCTGGTGGGTCTGCCTGCTGCGGCCAGCCTGATTAACTTCGTGGTACTGACCTCGGCGGCTTCTTCGGCGAACAGCGGTGTGTTTTCCACCAGCCGTATGCTGTTCGGTCTGGCGCAGGAAGGCGTCGCGCCGAGTGCGTTCGCCAAGCTGTCCAAACGCGCGGTTCCGGCGAAAGGGCTGACCTTCTCCTGCATCTGCCTGCTGGGCGGTGTGGTGATGCTGTACGTCAACCCGAGCGTGATTGGCGCATTCACCATGATTACCACGGTATCCGCGATTCTGTTCATGTTTGTCTGGACGATTATTCTGTGCTCGTACCTGGTGTACCGCAAACAGCGTCCGCAGTTGCATGAAAAATCAATCTACAAAATGCCACTCGGCAAGCTGATGTGCTGGGTTTGCATGGCGTTCTTCGTGTTTGTACTGGTTCTGCTGACGCTGGAAGATGACACCCGTCAGGCGCTGATCGTGACGCCGCTGTGGTTCATCGCGCTGGGGTTAGGCTGGCTGTTTATCGGTAAGAAACGTATGGCAGGCGTGCGTTAA
- a CDS encoding L-rhamnose operon transcriptional activator RhaR: MQGVPEQFIDERDSARFRHLAQVPGVELYHAHISRYAFEPHTHEAFGIGAIEAGAERFRYRGTQYVAPVHSVVTMNPDELHTGEAATDDGWRYRMVYLDPDLLEEVTGIRHWWFSDVTRHDPLRSQQICQLIYGLWHTDDPLAQKGLLLDLIDTFQPLARHAPVIQEGSHRFERVREYLHDNYMHPVTLDELARVVSLSPYHFQRQFKAHFHVTPHQMLMAIRLWRAKAFLTLGMPAAEVAAATGLTDQSHLTRAFTHRYGITPVRYQKQVVRR, translated from the coding sequence GTGCAAGGCGTACCCGAACAGTTCATCGATGAGAGAGACAGCGCGCGCTTTCGCCATCTGGCGCAAGTGCCGGGCGTCGAACTGTATCACGCGCATATCTCACGCTACGCCTTTGAACCACATACCCACGAAGCCTTCGGGATCGGCGCAATCGAAGCCGGTGCCGAGCGCTTTCGCTATCGCGGCACCCAGTACGTCGCTCCCGTCCATTCTGTTGTCACCATGAATCCTGACGAGCTGCACACCGGCGAAGCCGCAACCGACGACGGCTGGCGCTACCGGATGGTGTATCTCGATCCCGACCTGCTCGAAGAGGTCACTGGCATTCGCCACTGGTGGTTTAGCGATGTAACGCGCCACGACCCGCTGCGCTCGCAGCAGATCTGTCAGCTGATTTATGGACTGTGGCATACGGACGATCCGCTGGCGCAGAAGGGGTTGCTGCTGGATTTGATCGACACTTTTCAACCACTGGCGCGCCATGCACCGGTGATTCAGGAAGGGTCACATCGCTTCGAGCGGGTGCGCGAGTATCTGCACGACAACTATATGCATCCAGTGACGCTGGACGAACTGGCGCGTGTGGTGTCGCTCAGTCCTTACCATTTCCAGCGCCAGTTTAAAGCTCACTTTCACGTCACGCCGCATCAGATGCTGATGGCGATCCGCCTGTGGCGTGCCAAAGCCTTTCTGACCCTCGGTATGCCCGCCGCCGAAGTGGCCGCTGCCACCGGCCTGACCGATCAGTCGCATCTCACCCGCGCCTTTACTCATCGCTACGGCATTACGCCCGTTCGCTATCAAAAGCAGGTCGTCCGGCGCTAA
- a CDS encoding Nitric oxide-dependent regulator DnrN or NorA, which translates to MAFRDQPLGELALSIPRASALFRKYDMDYCCGGKQTLARAALRKELDVDAIEAELAQLAEQPIEKDWRSVALAEIIDHIIVRYHDRHREQLPELILQATKVERVHADKASVPRGLAKYLTMLHQELSSHMMKEEQILFPMIKQGMGSQAMGPISVMESEHDDAGELLEVIKHTTNNVTPPADACTTWKAMYNGINVLIDDLMEHISLENNVLFPRALSGE; encoded by the coding sequence ATGGCCTTTCGCGACCAACCTTTAGGCGAGCTGGCGCTCTCCATTCCACGCGCATCTGCGCTGTTTCGTAAATACGATATGGATTACTGCTGTGGCGGGAAGCAAACGCTGGCGCGTGCGGCTCTGCGTAAAGAGTTGGATGTTGACGCGATTGAAGCCGAACTGGCGCAACTGGCCGAGCAGCCGATAGAGAAAGACTGGCGCAGCGTGGCGCTGGCAGAAATCATTGACCACATCATCGTGCGTTATCACGATCGCCACCGTGAACAGCTGCCGGAATTGATTCTTCAGGCGACGAAAGTCGAGCGCGTACATGCGGATAAGGCCTCCGTACCGCGCGGCCTGGCGAAATACCTGACCATGCTGCATCAAGAGCTTTCAAGCCACATGATGAAAGAGGAGCAGATCCTGTTCCCGATGATCAAACAAGGCATGGGTAGCCAGGCGATGGGGCCGATCAGCGTCATGGAAAGTGAGCACGACGACGCGGGCGAGCTGCTGGAAGTGATCAAACACACCACCAATAACGTCACGCCACCGGCGGATGCTTGCACCACCTGGAAAGCGATGTACAACGGGATCAACGTATTGATCGACGATTTGATGGAACACATCAGTCTGGAAAACAACGTCCTGTTCCCGCGCGCCCTATCCGGGGAATAA
- a CDS encoding peptidyl-prolyl cis-trans isomerase, FKBP-type — MTTPTFDTIEAQASYGIGLQVGQQLSESGLEGLLPEALVAGIADALEGKHPAVPVDVVHRALREVHERADAVRRERFEEMAAEGVKYLEENREKEGVNSTESGLQFRVITQGEGAIPARTNHVRVHYTGKLIDGTVFDSSVARGEPAEFPVNGVIPGWIEALTLMPVGSKWELTIPQNLAYGERGAGASIPPFSTLVFEVELLEIL; from the coding sequence ATGACCACCCCGACTTTTGACACTATCGAAGCGCAGGCAAGCTACGGTATCGGTTTGCAGGTAGGACAGCAGCTGAGCGAATCCGGCCTGGAAGGACTGTTACCTGAAGCACTGGTGGCGGGCATCGCTGATGCGCTGGAAGGCAAACACCCGGCTGTACCGGTAGACGTTGTACATCGCGCACTGCGCGAAGTTCACGAGCGTGCGGATGCCGTTCGTCGTGAGCGTTTCGAAGAAATGGCCGCTGAAGGCGTGAAATACCTGGAAGAAAACCGCGAGAAAGAAGGTGTTAACAGCACCGAATCTGGCCTGCAATTCCGCGTGATAACTCAGGGCGAAGGCGCGATTCCTGCGCGCACCAACCATGTACGCGTGCATTACACCGGTAAACTGATCGACGGCACCGTGTTCGACAGCTCCGTTGCGCGCGGCGAACCGGCTGAATTCCCGGTCAATGGCGTGATCCCTGGCTGGATCGAAGCGCTGACGCTGATGCCAGTGGGTTCCAAATGGGAACTGACTATCCCACAGAACCTGGCCTACGGCGAGCGTGGCGCTGGCGCGTCTATCCCGCCATTCAGCACCCTGGTATTTGAAGTCGAGCTGCTGGAAATCCTGTAA